In the bacterium genome, one interval contains:
- a CDS encoding glutathione S-transferase N-terminal domain-containing protein: protein MSQTKTAVMISTQVCPFCVKARAMLTDYGYDIIEIKAGQDIPMEAILPISGRTSVPQIYIDGQHIGGSDDLQVWLQDQS, encoded by the coding sequence ATGTCTCAAACAAAAACAGCCGTGATGATTTCAACGCAAGTGTGTCCATTTTGTGTCAAAGCCAGAGCCATGCTCACCGATTATGGCTATGATATTATTGAAATCAAAGCCGGTCAGGATATTCCCATGGAAGCCATTTTACCCATCAGTGGTCGTACTTCTGTTCCACAAATTTACATCGATGGCCAGCACATTGGTGGGTCAGATGACTTGCAAGTTTGGCTGCAAGATCAATCATAA